One Paenibacillus riograndensis SBR5 DNA segment encodes these proteins:
- a CDS encoding glycoside hydrolase family protein, whose protein sequence is MRQMEDTAWVEEAWSKALEKTGINSQSIGAEFPHASQGGKYVLEAPDWWTAGFWPGMLWQFYGECGDESLKAIAEHCEKRLDEVLDGYVRLDHDLGFMWTLTSVANYKLTGNEISRIRALKAANYLSARFNLKGRYIRAWNPWREGEDNSGVAIIDCCMNTSLLFWASAETGDPRYRHIAEAHMDTVLEYFIRADGSVYHIVNFNPDTGEVKEKLGGQGYGPESAWSRGAAWAIYGLTLAYHHSGKQEYLHAAQRVADFFLTRLPEDHVPHWDFRAPGEIGEIRDTSAGSCAASGLLLLARLAGDPESHMYRSGALKIMESLFRNYGTWDQPDEEGLLLHGTSNYPENRNIDVPLIYGDFFYVEALARLKEAGPFYWE, encoded by the coding sequence ATGAGACAAATGGAAGATACGGCTTGGGTAGAAGAAGCCTGGAGTAAGGCACTGGAGAAAACGGGGATAAACAGCCAAAGCATCGGCGCTGAATTCCCTCACGCGAGCCAGGGCGGCAAATACGTGCTCGAAGCCCCGGATTGGTGGACCGCCGGATTTTGGCCCGGTATGCTGTGGCAGTTCTACGGAGAATGCGGTGACGAGAGCCTGAAGGCGATTGCCGAACACTGTGAGAAACGGCTTGACGAGGTGCTGGACGGCTACGTCAGACTGGATCATGATCTGGGCTTTATGTGGACTCTAACCAGTGTGGCGAATTACAAGCTGACAGGAAATGAAATATCGCGGATTCGGGCCTTAAAAGCGGCCAATTACTTGTCCGCCCGCTTCAACCTGAAAGGCCGCTATATCCGGGCCTGGAATCCTTGGCGGGAAGGGGAGGACAACAGTGGTGTTGCAATTATTGACTGCTGCATGAATACCAGCCTGTTGTTCTGGGCTTCCGCAGAGACAGGCGATCCGCGCTACCGTCATATCGCCGAGGCGCACATGGATACCGTGCTGGAGTATTTCATCCGGGCAGACGGCTCGGTGTACCATATCGTCAACTTCAATCCGGACACGGGGGAGGTGAAGGAGAAGCTTGGCGGGCAGGGTTATGGTCCTGAATCTGCCTGGTCGCGCGGCGCAGCCTGGGCTATTTACGGCCTGACGCTGGCGTACCATCATTCGGGCAAACAGGAGTATCTGCATGCTGCCCAGCGGGTGGCGGATTTCTTTTTGACCCGGCTTCCGGAAGATCATGTTCCCCATTGGGACTTCCGGGCGCCAGGGGAAATTGGTGAAATCCGTGATACCTCTGCCGGCTCCTGCGCAGCGAGCGGCCTGCTGCTGCTGGCCCGCCTGGCAGGCGATCCGGAGTCACATATGTACCGCAGCGGTGCGCTGAAGATCATGGAGTCCCTTTTCCGGAATTACGGAACCTGGGACCAGCCGGACGAGGAAGGGCTGCTGCTTCACGGAACAAGCAACTATCCGGAGAACCGCAACATTGACGTTCCCCTTATCTACGGCGATTTCTTTTATGTCGAGGCGCTGGCCCGGCTTAAGGAAGCCGGCCCGTTCTACTGGGAATAG
- a CDS encoding sodium-dependent transporter: MNQFKGETSLLSEKKERFSSSGFIFAAIGSSVGLGNMWKFPYITGENGGAAFFLLFIVCLVLIGLPVLLAELAIGRSGRGSAATSFIRAGGGKGWKAAGILQVVAPFLILSFYIIVAGWTLNYALIAFNGQLFSTSDYAGQFGSFISGYMPIVWQGVAMLITAGVVILGVSGGIEKFNKVLIPGLVVLLIVLMIRAVTLPGSGEGVSFFLKPDFSVLTAESALVALGHAFFSLSLGMGILLTYGSYVDKRQSLGSAALAIGAGDLVYAFIAGLIIFPTTFSFGIAPDQGPSLIFIALPAAFSAMPFGSFFGGLFFILLAIAALTSAVSLLEVPVSFAMERWNWSRRRAVWILSLICFLLGIPSAMSLGMFPELTFGGKALFDWMDFITSNIMLPLGGLLITIFAGYFWKGAAEAAGLQARWFRIWLFMLRYVAPVLVFLVLLHTSGILTF, from the coding sequence ATGAATCAGTTTAAAGGTGAAACAAGCCTGCTTTCGGAGAAAAAGGAGCGTTTTTCTTCCAGCGGCTTTATTTTTGCGGCCATTGGCAGCTCAGTGGGCCTGGGGAATATGTGGAAGTTCCCTTATATTACAGGAGAAAATGGAGGGGCGGCTTTTTTCCTGCTCTTCATCGTCTGTCTGGTGCTGATCGGCTTGCCGGTATTGCTGGCTGAGCTGGCCATCGGACGCAGCGGACGCGGAAGCGCGGCGACTTCGTTCATACGGGCCGGAGGGGGGAAAGGCTGGAAGGCAGCCGGAATTCTGCAAGTGGTGGCGCCGTTTCTGATCCTCTCCTTTTATATTATTGTTGCAGGCTGGACGCTGAACTACGCGCTGATCGCCTTCAATGGTCAATTGTTCAGCACAAGTGATTATGCGGGTCAGTTTGGCTCCTTTATCTCAGGGTATATGCCGATAGTCTGGCAGGGCGTTGCCATGCTGATTACGGCGGGTGTAGTCATCCTTGGGGTTTCTGGCGGGATTGAAAAATTTAATAAAGTATTGATTCCCGGCCTGGTCGTTCTTCTCATTGTGTTGATGATTCGCGCCGTAACGCTGCCGGGTTCAGGCGAAGGGGTATCCTTTTTCCTCAAACCGGACTTCTCGGTGCTGACGGCCGAATCCGCGCTGGTCGCCTTGGGACATGCCTTCTTCTCGCTGTCGCTCGGGATGGGGATTCTGCTGACTTATGGTTCTTATGTGGATAAAAGACAGTCGCTGGGCAGCGCAGCACTGGCGATTGGCGCCGGAGATCTGGTGTACGCGTTTATCGCCGGATTGATTATTTTTCCGACGACATTCTCGTTTGGCATTGCCCCCGACCAGGGGCCTTCACTGATATTCATCGCGCTGCCGGCAGCTTTCTCGGCCATGCCCTTTGGTTCGTTCTTCGGCGGCCTGTTCTTCATTCTGCTGGCGATTGCCGCTTTGACCTCAGCCGTATCGCTGCTTGAAGTGCCTGTATCCTTCGCTATGGAGCGCTGGAACTGGAGCCGCCGGCGTGCGGTCTGGATCTTGTCTCTCATCTGTTTCCTGCTCGGTATTCCCTCAGCGATGTCGCTGGGGATGTTCCCGGAGCTTACATTCGGCGGCAAAGCCTTGTTTGACTGGATGGATTTCATCACCTCCAACATTATGCTGCCCCTTGGCGGCCTGCTGATCACCATTTTTGCCGGGTACTTCTGGAAAGGGGCAGCGGAAGCGGCCGGGCTGCAGGCGCGCTGGTTCCGCATCTGGCTGTTCATGCTCCGGTATGTCGCCCCGGTTCTGGTGTTCCTGGTGCTGCTGCATACCTCGGGAATTTTGACCTTTTAA
- a CDS encoding SDR family NAD(P)-dependent oxidoreductase, with product MNNLFDLSGKVAVVTGAAGGIGAELAKAFAAQGADVALLDLRPDKLITPAREIESAGRQTLSLGCDVIREDEIETAVQAILQHWGQIDILVNNAGVASAGSVEELEEREWDRVIDTNLKSIFLMSKHVIKPMKERRYGRIINMASICGMTGSKSFPLHAYNASKGAVLSITRGMGASLAPYGITVNAIGPSLFRTEMTERALYQDSFLQLYNAQCPIGRPGNPEEINGAAIYFASDASSYTTGQTLYVDGGWTSV from the coding sequence ATGAATAATCTGTTTGATTTAAGCGGCAAAGTGGCCGTTGTAACCGGCGCAGCTGGCGGGATTGGCGCAGAATTGGCGAAGGCGTTCGCCGCCCAGGGAGCGGATGTGGCCCTTCTGGATCTAAGACCGGACAAGCTGATAACACCGGCCAGGGAGATCGAATCCGCAGGCCGCCAGACCCTGTCACTGGGATGCGATGTAATCCGGGAGGATGAGATTGAGACTGCGGTCCAAGCGATTTTACAGCATTGGGGCCAAATCGATATTCTGGTGAACAATGCCGGGGTCGCCTCCGCCGGTTCGGTGGAGGAGCTGGAAGAGCGGGAATGGGACCGGGTGATCGACACCAACCTGAAAAGTATTTTTCTTATGTCCAAGCATGTCATTAAGCCCATGAAGGAGAGAAGGTATGGCCGGATTATCAACATGGCCTCCATCTGCGGCATGACCGGCAGCAAGTCATTTCCGCTTCATGCCTATAATGCCTCCAAAGGCGCGGTCTTGAGTATAACCCGGGGCATGGGGGCTTCCTTGGCTCCATACGGCATAACTGTAAATGCCATTGGCCCCAGCCTGTTCCGCACGGAAATGACTGAACGCGCCTTGTATCAGGACAGTTTTCTCCAGTTGTACAATGCGCAGTGTCCCATCGGCCGGCCCGGCAATCCGGAGGAAATAAATGGTGCAGCCATCTATTTTGCCTCGGACGCTTCCAGCTACACGACGGGCCAAACCCTGTATGTAGACGGGGGCTGGACCTCGGTTTGA
- a CDS encoding acetoacetate decarboxylase family protein — protein MGSFIKDVNEIVKRTTTPTTFYNAETLTVYWETSPGIIRRILPPPLEPGPRPLVQAFVADYPRTSFCEPYREAAIFVLAQYNGQLGSYCLSMPINDDIAMGLGREIYGFPKKMANISLSKEDQRISGSVSRRGIEFFRVKAALSGKMNAGDGQQILDEYYGDGLPVFNIKYSKSADGNGFDVPPLLIGQNTSMDISVLKAAEVEVTLSDSPHDPWAELEVVKLLGGVYTVSNTILLRGSVLAKVNPVNFLPYSYLRWDWYENEGGVS, from the coding sequence ATGGGCAGCTTTATCAAAGATGTGAACGAAATTGTGAAGAGAACCACAACCCCAACGACATTTTATAATGCCGAGACACTTACAGTTTATTGGGAGACCTCCCCCGGGATTATCCGGCGGATTCTGCCTCCCCCGCTGGAGCCCGGCCCAAGGCCTTTGGTCCAGGCCTTTGTAGCCGACTATCCGCGCACCAGCTTCTGCGAGCCTTACCGGGAAGCGGCCATATTCGTACTCGCGCAGTATAACGGACAGCTTGGAAGCTATTGCCTGTCCATGCCGATTAATGATGATATCGCCATGGGGCTTGGCCGCGAGATTTACGGGTTTCCCAAGAAGATGGCTAACATCAGCCTGAGTAAGGAGGATCAGCGGATCAGCGGCAGCGTTTCGCGCCGGGGTATCGAATTTTTCCGGGTCAAAGCGGCATTGAGCGGAAAGATGAATGCCGGGGACGGACAGCAAATCCTTGACGAGTATTACGGAGACGGCCTGCCTGTCTTCAATATTAAGTATTCCAAATCAGCGGACGGCAACGGGTTCGATGTACCGCCGCTCCTCATTGGGCAGAACACCTCCATGGATATAAGCGTACTGAAGGCGGCGGAGGTTGAAGTCACCCTATCGGACTCGCCTCACGATCCCTGGGCTGAGCTGGAGGTGGTCAAGCTGCTGGGCGGCGTCTATACGGTCAGCAACACCATACTGCTGCGGGGCAGCGTACTGGCCAAAGTCAATCCTGTGAATTTCCTGCCGTATTCCTATTTACGCTGGGACTGGTATGAGAATGAAGGAGGGGTATCATGA
- a CDS encoding PucR family transcriptional regulator: protein MSISFEQLSRHFDKQAVRVHRNRRLEDGIYSDAVLITKSLTSFAPEFIYVGKRSMLPGNAANMENASLMLINDAELPVQEDVESSPNIIEFTAGEDVFEIYNQTRELFLEKAETEQAKATLLKAFAAGKGMDHIVSVAADILGNPVIVIDLSYKVLAYSDSEITDPVWRDNLQKGYCSYDFIAAVQKMKSVQNGAKSGEPYEVFCSGSAAAKMVARIKIGDKPVGNLILLGTERPVHPRDRDLAAFAGEMVAAELQKNSFYRNSAHAVYDELIYDLLENHLSGKELVQERLRSGNIRLTGRLSVLVLDIVQYDASGKYNGYLRDRISTLFTAERQIFYNGHIVSIRERKLKAARMDCGPDIREFLTANQIRLGISSEFSDIADCRKYYLQAVKALEIGLIAMPADPVVLYSDVQLYDILSAHTQGDYREVCHPALLTLREYDGKHHADLYHTLFIYLKNNRQLQRTATELFIHRNTLRYRLHQISVLIHVDLDNIDNVLKLYMSYKMTAYLDRLKEAGECTSG, encoded by the coding sequence ATGAGTATTAGCTTTGAGCAACTAAGCAGACATTTTGACAAGCAAGCAGTCCGTGTTCACCGGAACAGGAGATTAGAGGATGGGATTTACAGTGATGCTGTACTCATTACGAAGAGTCTAACCTCCTTTGCGCCCGAATTTATCTATGTGGGCAAGAGATCCATGCTGCCGGGGAACGCCGCTAATATGGAGAATGCCAGCCTGATGCTGATCAATGACGCGGAGCTTCCTGTACAGGAGGATGTCGAGAGCAGCCCGAATATCATTGAGTTTACAGCGGGAGAAGATGTCTTCGAAATCTACAATCAGACCAGGGAGCTGTTTCTGGAAAAAGCGGAAACGGAGCAGGCCAAGGCAACGCTGCTCAAAGCTTTTGCGGCCGGAAAAGGGATGGATCACATCGTATCGGTGGCGGCGGATATATTGGGTAATCCGGTAATCGTCATTGATTTAAGCTATAAAGTTCTGGCCTATTCGGACAGCGAGATAACCGATCCGGTCTGGAGGGATAATCTGCAGAAGGGCTACTGCTCTTATGATTTTATAGCCGCCGTCCAAAAGATGAAAAGCGTACAAAACGGTGCAAAGTCCGGGGAACCGTATGAAGTGTTCTGCAGCGGCAGTGCTGCCGCGAAAATGGTGGCCAGGATTAAAATCGGGGACAAGCCTGTCGGCAATCTTATTTTGCTGGGGACAGAGCGGCCTGTCCATCCGAGGGACCGTGACCTAGCCGCTTTTGCAGGGGAGATGGTGGCGGCGGAACTGCAGAAGAACAGCTTTTACCGGAATTCCGCGCATGCCGTATATGATGAGCTGATCTATGATCTGCTGGAGAATCACTTGAGCGGCAAGGAACTTGTCCAAGAGAGGCTCCGCAGCGGTAATATCAGGCTGACCGGCAGGCTGTCCGTGCTGGTGCTGGATATTGTGCAGTATGATGCTTCCGGCAAATACAACGGATATTTACGGGACCGGATCAGTACGCTTTTTACCGCGGAACGTCAGATTTTTTATAATGGGCATATTGTAAGTATCAGGGAACGGAAGCTTAAGGCAGCGAGAATGGATTGTGGTCCTGATATACGCGAATTCCTGACCGCGAATCAGATTCGCCTGGGAATCAGCAGTGAATTCAGCGATATTGCGGATTGCCGCAAATATTATCTGCAGGCGGTCAAAGCGCTGGAGATCGGCCTGATCGCCATGCCTGCCGACCCGGTGGTCTTATACTCCGATGTGCAGCTGTATGACATATTGTCTGCCCATACACAAGGGGATTACCGGGAGGTATGCCATCCGGCGCTGCTTACGTTGCGGGAATACGACGGGAAGCACCATGCTGACCTGTACCATACCCTTTTTATCTATCTGAAAAACAACCGGCAGCTGCAAAGAACCGCCACCGAGCTGTTCATCCACCGCAACACCCTGCGGTACCGTCTGCACCAGATCAGTGTGTTGATCCATGTTGATTTAGACAATATTGATAACGTTCTGAAATTATATATGTCCTATAAAATGACCGCCTACCTTGATAGATTGAAGGAAGCAGGAGAATGCACAAGCGGATAG
- the sigK gene encoding RNA polymerase sporulation sigma factor SigK, whose translation MPGIISTIALLIKELTLLVSYVRNNAFPQPLSEQDESKYLGRMAEGDAKARNLLIEHNLRLVAHIVKKFDNTGEDMEDLISIGTIGLIKAIESYRPNKGTKLATFAARCIENEILMHLRSLKKTRKDVSLHDPIGTDKEGNEITLIDILGSETDDVIKEVDLKIEKSKIYRNLDILDDREKEVVVGRFGLDTGGEERTQREIAKELGISRSYVSRIEKRALMKLYHEFYKAKR comes from the coding sequence TTGCCAGGAATAATAAGCACGATAGCGCTGCTGATCAAAGAACTGACACTGCTGGTATCCTACGTAAGGAATAATGCTTTTCCCCAACCGCTCTCCGAACAGGATGAAAGCAAATACTTAGGGAGGATGGCGGAGGGAGACGCTAAAGCACGGAATTTACTGATCGAACACAACCTGCGCTTGGTCGCCCACATAGTAAAAAAATTCGACAACACAGGGGAAGATATGGAGGACCTCATCTCCATCGGCACCATCGGCCTGATCAAGGCCATCGAGAGCTACCGGCCGAACAAAGGCACGAAGCTCGCTACTTTTGCTGCCCGTTGTATCGAAAATGAAATTCTGATGCACCTCCGGTCGCTGAAAAAGACGCGCAAGGACGTATCCCTGCATGATCCCATAGGAACCGATAAGGAAGGTAATGAAATTACACTTATAGATATTCTCGGCTCCGAGACCGACGATGTAATCAAGGAAGTCGATCTGAAGATCGAGAAGAGCAAGATCTACCGCAATCTCGATATTTTGGATGACCGGGAGAAGGAGGTCGTAGTCGGCCGCTTTGGCCTGGACACGGGGGGCGAAGAGCGGACGCAGCGGGAGATTGCGAAGGAGCTGGGGATTTCGCGGAGCTACGTTTCACGGATAGAGAAGAGGGCGCTGATGAAGCTGTATCATGAGTTTTATAAGGCGAAGCGGTGA
- a CDS encoding C1q-like domain-containing protein, producing MNKRGKMVTRNSVNKKTKMVSALFPGSAFSALASRNSVKKITSIKTSKKMVSALVTGSAFRALASNNQSIFPFSRTKVQFANEQFDLNNEYNPSSSTFVPKQTGIYAIDSSVVFGPTVTNQLTSISMNVLVNNAVVATTLKNFVPTAAFSVKISAILKLRAGDRVEIIFNANREGQIFQSELGNQVFTAFQAARF from the coding sequence ATGAATAAAAGGGGAAAAATGGTTACTAGGAACAGTGTAAACAAAAAAACTAAAATGGTTTCAGCCTTATTTCCTGGGTCAGCTTTTAGTGCTTTAGCTAGTAGGAATAGCGTAAAAAAAATAACTTCTATAAAAACTTCGAAAAAAATGGTTTCGGCCTTAGTTACTGGTTCAGCCTTTAGAGCTTTAGCTAGTAACAATCAATCCATATTTCCGTTCTCTAGAACTAAAGTTCAATTTGCGAACGAACAATTTGATTTAAATAATGAATATAATCCAAGTTCAAGTACGTTTGTTCCAAAACAAACTGGTATTTATGCTATTGATTCCAGTGTGGTATTTGGCCCAACCGTTACTAACCAACTAACTTCTATTTCTATGAATGTGCTTGTAAACAATGCCGTGGTAGCTACGACTTTAAAGAATTTTGTACCAACTGCTGCTTTCTCTGTAAAAATAAGCGCAATTCTCAAGCTACGTGCTGGAGATAGAGTTGAAATCATATTTAACGCAAATAGGGAAGGACAAATATTCCAATCGGAGTTGGGCAATCAAGTATTCACAGCCTTCCAGGCGGCAAGATTTTAA
- a CDS encoding ABC transporter permease: MKAVLDNSREYVATKKKNHFLHNLKRDSLLYFLLLLPIGYILIFKYAPIYGLVMAFQDYNIFEGIKGSEWVGLDVFRFIFEQDSFYRALKNTLVLNVLDLIAGFPAPILLAILLNEVRQAAFKKVTQTVLYLPHFLSWVIIGGMVYLMFSNSGMINNFLAGFGLDKIEFLSQKTPWLITYISVGVWQNIGWGTIIYLAAITGINKELYEASDIDGCSRLRQMWHITLPGIKSTINILLILQIGRMVSIGFDRPFVMGNSLVNEYSDVISTFVYRVGISSGDFSQATAVGLFQSVVGLVLLLSANFIAKKLGEDGIW; encoded by the coding sequence ATGAAAGCGGTTTTAGACAACTCCCGGGAGTACGTTGCAACAAAAAAGAAAAATCATTTTCTGCACAACCTCAAAAGAGACAGTCTGTTATATTTTCTTTTGCTGCTGCCTATCGGGTATATCCTGATATTCAAGTATGCCCCCATCTATGGTCTGGTTATGGCATTCCAGGATTACAACATTTTTGAAGGCATTAAGGGAAGCGAATGGGTAGGACTGGATGTGTTCCGGTTTATTTTCGAGCAGGACAGCTTCTACCGTGCATTGAAGAATACGCTGGTCCTGAATGTTCTGGACTTGATCGCGGGATTCCCGGCGCCCATTCTGCTGGCAATTCTGCTCAACGAAGTGAGACAGGCAGCATTCAAGAAAGTAACCCAGACCGTGTTGTATCTGCCCCACTTTTTGTCCTGGGTGATCATCGGCGGTATGGTCTATTTGATGTTTTCTAACAGCGGGATGATCAACAATTTCCTGGCGGGCTTCGGACTTGATAAGATTGAGTTTCTGTCACAGAAAACACCTTGGTTGATTACCTATATCTCTGTTGGCGTATGGCAAAATATCGGATGGGGCACTATCATCTATCTGGCGGCCATTACCGGAATCAATAAGGAATTGTATGAGGCCTCCGATATTGACGGCTGCAGCAGGCTTCGCCAAATGTGGCATATTACACTGCCCGGTATCAAGTCGACGATTAATATTTTGCTGATTCTCCAAATTGGCCGAATGGTTTCCATCGGGTTCGACCGCCCGTTCGTGATGGGGAATTCACTGGTTAACGAATACTCCGATGTTATCAGTACCTTTGTGTACAGAGTTGGTATTAGTTCGGGAGATTTCTCCCAGGCAACAGCAGTCGGATTATTCCAATCCGTGGTTGGCCTGGTCCTGCTGCTCTCTGCCAACTTTATCGCCAAAAAATTAGGTGAGGATGGGATATGGTGA
- a CDS encoding carbohydrate ABC transporter permease, translating into MVRMANKKGKKKKMNVADIVIIVFIVALSFTCIVPFLYMIALSFSSNEAIIAQKVGLWPVEFTAETYKTILSDVDMLYTLGYSIVLTIFYTGVCMFLTICAAYPLTKKRLMGRGFILTALVFTMYFSGGLIPSYILVKNLGMMNTVWSLVLPGAMSVFNMIILKTFFTNLPESLEESAAIDGCSDLGILIKIVLPLSLPSIATLSLFYAVDRWNGFQDALFYITKKELYPMQMKLYQIISANQQLDSQQGGEGSIGSYIVPESLKAASVMFTTLPILLIYPKLQKYFVDGVMTGAIKG; encoded by the coding sequence ATGGTGAGGATGGCGAACAAGAAGGGCAAAAAGAAAAAAATGAATGTGGCGGATATTGTGATTATCGTATTTATTGTAGCATTGTCCTTTACATGTATTGTTCCGTTCCTATATATGATTGCGCTTTCTTTTAGCTCCAATGAAGCGATTATTGCCCAAAAAGTAGGGCTGTGGCCAGTGGAATTCACGGCAGAAACGTACAAAACCATCCTGAGCGATGTGGATATGCTGTATACGCTTGGGTACAGTATTGTACTTACGATTTTTTACACTGGGGTATGTATGTTCCTGACCATTTGTGCAGCGTATCCGTTAACGAAGAAGCGGCTGATGGGAAGAGGCTTTATTTTGACGGCGTTGGTCTTCACCATGTATTTCAGCGGCGGTTTGATTCCCTCCTATATTCTGGTTAAAAACCTGGGAATGATGAATACGGTGTGGAGCCTGGTTTTGCCGGGTGCCATGAGCGTGTTTAATATGATCATCCTGAAGACCTTTTTCACTAACCTTCCGGAGAGCCTGGAGGAATCGGCCGCCATTGACGGATGTTCGGATCTGGGCATTCTCATCAAGATTGTGCTGCCCCTCTCGTTGCCTTCGATCGCCACATTAAGCCTCTTCTATGCGGTGGACAGATGGAACGGATTCCAGGATGCGCTGTTCTACATTACGAAAAAAGAGCTGTATCCTATGCAGATGAAGCTGTACCAGATCATATCGGCCAATCAGCAGCTGGATAGCCAGCAAGGGGGAGAAGGAAGTATCGGCTCCTACATTGTGCCTGAGTCCCTGAAAGCGGCCAGCGTTATGTTTACGACCCTCCCGATTTTGTTGATCTATCCCAAGCTGCAGAAGTATTTCGTAGATGGTGTAATGACCGGAGCGATCAAGGGCTGA
- a CDS encoding extracellular solute-binding protein, which yields MNTGKKKRIAILCSTALLAIAAAGCGNSGKNSSEGASQTAATESAATSGPPVTLTVEVFDRGVQGQPDLNNNMWTKYVNEKFGKPNNAIVEYVSVPRSQEIDKLNVLMAAGEAPDISFTYDGTTVTRYAKSKGIYTLDELLEEHGQQLKSYLGEKVLSYGKYEGKQVSIPGKRTLLAWNGMFIRKDWLDKLGMPVPTNKDELYDTLVAFRDKNPGNVDNVIPWATAAAGMNYTFGNLIQSFWGPMTEEEFVTTTNWLKPGHKDAFKWLNKLYNEKLISPDFALDKTTKQADADVTNGKVGFYAANWDYPLSQKIREPLKQNVPEANYVPVDTFKNDEGKYLKEVYNENGIFSFIPKSSKNAELAMKYLNWMAEPEVMFFLQFGEEGVNHKLVDGIPHGIAQTGEKMQTSNLNMDYTPIVNGAELGDTEKNVRTYAAALASGDKSYEKLATDSYKINTTDGYSSFNYGVPNEANIKYGKTLGDMNKQMIDRLIVAKPAEFDALYDKLVKEYMDAGGQAVQDENVKNYRAVQAKNK from the coding sequence ATGAATACAGGTAAAAAGAAGAGAATAGCAATTCTGTGCAGTACAGCGCTTCTGGCCATTGCAGCAGCAGGTTGTGGGAATTCTGGCAAGAATAGCAGCGAGGGGGCATCTCAGACTGCGGCAACTGAATCAGCAGCTACTTCTGGTCCGCCTGTTACCTTGACTGTGGAAGTGTTTGACAGAGGTGTCCAGGGACAGCCGGATTTGAACAACAACATGTGGACCAAATATGTCAATGAAAAATTCGGAAAGCCCAATAACGCTATTGTAGAATATGTCTCTGTACCCCGTTCGCAAGAAATCGACAAGCTGAATGTGTTGATGGCTGCCGGCGAAGCACCGGATATTTCCTTCACCTATGACGGTACTACAGTAACCCGCTATGCCAAAAGCAAGGGCATTTATACACTTGATGAACTGCTGGAGGAGCACGGGCAGCAATTGAAGTCTTATCTGGGCGAAAAAGTGCTTTCCTACGGGAAATACGAGGGCAAACAAGTCTCAATCCCGGGCAAACGGACTCTGCTTGCCTGGAATGGTATGTTTATCCGCAAGGATTGGCTGGATAAGCTGGGAATGCCTGTTCCGACTAATAAGGATGAATTGTACGATACGCTTGTTGCCTTCCGTGACAAGAACCCCGGCAATGTGGATAATGTCATTCCATGGGCAACAGCTGCTGCCGGCATGAACTACACCTTTGGTAATCTTATTCAATCCTTCTGGGGTCCGATGACGGAGGAGGAATTCGTTACCACCACCAACTGGCTGAAGCCCGGCCACAAGGATGCATTCAAATGGCTGAACAAACTGTACAATGAAAAGCTGATCAGCCCCGACTTTGCGCTGGATAAAACAACCAAGCAAGCGGATGCCGATGTGACCAACGGCAAGGTAGGCTTCTACGCTGCCAACTGGGATTATCCGCTGTCGCAAAAAATCCGTGAGCCGCTGAAGCAAAATGTGCCGGAGGCCAACTATGTTCCGGTTGATACCTTCAAAAATGACGAAGGCAAATACCTCAAAGAGGTATATAATGAGAATGGAATATTCTCCTTCATTCCCAAAAGCAGCAAGAACGCGGAGCTGGCGATGAAATATCTGAACTGGATGGCTGAACCGGAAGTGATGTTCTTCCTGCAGTTCGGTGAAGAAGGCGTTAACCACAAGCTGGTAGACGGCATCCCGCACGGGATTGCACAGACCGGCGAAAAAATGCAAACGAGCAATTTGAATATGGATTATACGCCGATTGTAAATGGCGCTGAGCTGGGTGATACCGAAAAGAATGTCAGAACATATGCCGCAGCGCTGGCATCCGGGGACAAGAGTTACGAGAAGCTGGCTACCGATTCCTATAAAATCAATACAACGGACGGCTATTCCAGCTTCAACTATGGCGTACCGAACGAAGCCAATATCAAGTACGGCAAAACCTTGGGTGACATGAACAAGCAAATGATTGACAGATTGATCGTTGCCAAGCCGGCAGAGTTCGACGCCTTATACGACAAGCTGGTGAAAGAATATATGGACGCCGGCGGCCAGGCTGTTCAAGATGAGAATGTGAAGAACTACAGAGCAGTCCAAGCCAAGAATAAGTAA